Proteins encoded within one genomic window of uncultured Desulfobacter sp.:
- a CDS encoding metal ABC transporter permease: MEILKYEFMRHALAAGLLTSIICGIMGTLVVVNRIVFLSGGIAHAAYGGIGMAFYFNWPVIPSTMGFSLGASLVMAAVTLNNRQRADTVIGVIWAVGMAFGIILVDLTPGYNVDLMSYLFGSILTVPGSDLIIMAVIGTLILFLVAFFYKELMAVSYDEEFAGLRGLPVRGIYFSLIAMLGLTVVMVIQVVGLIMVIALLTIPPFMVEKHARSLGAMMAGSSLLGACFTMVGLYLSYRFDLTSGAAIIMVAGTAFLITLGVEKLWDFVPRTVQHAGEVKK; the protein is encoded by the coding sequence ATGGAAATTCTTAAATACGAGTTTATGCGCCATGCGCTGGCCGCAGGGCTTTTGACCAGCATCATCTGCGGCATAATGGGCACTTTGGTGGTGGTGAACCGCATCGTGTTTTTATCGGGCGGTATTGCGCACGCCGCTTATGGCGGGATCGGCATGGCATTTTATTTCAACTGGCCGGTGATTCCTTCCACCATGGGATTTTCCCTGGGGGCCTCACTGGTTATGGCAGCTGTTACGTTAAACAACAGACAGCGGGCCGATACGGTCATTGGTGTGATCTGGGCCGTGGGTATGGCATTCGGTATTATTCTGGTGGATCTGACACCGGGATATAATGTGGATCTGATGAGTTATCTTTTCGGCAGTATTCTTACCGTACCCGGATCAGACCTGATCATTATGGCTGTCATCGGCACCCTGATCCTTTTTCTGGTTGCCTTTTTTTACAAGGAACTGATGGCGGTTTCCTATGACGAAGAATTTGCGGGCTTGCGGGGACTTCCGGTGCGCGGGATCTATTTTTCTCTGATTGCCATGCTCGGACTTACCGTGGTCATGGTGATCCAGGTGGTGGGGCTGATCATGGTGATTGCACTGCTCACCATCCCGCCGTTCATGGTGGAGAAACATGCCCGCTCCCTGGGTGCCATGATGGCCGGTTCAAGTTTGCTGGGCGCCTGTTTCACTATGGTAGGACTGTACCTGTCCTACCGGTTTGACCTGACCTCAGGGGCAGCCATTATCATGGTGGCCGGCACTGCATTTTTAATCACCCTGGGTGTTGAAAAACTTTGGGATTTTGTACCCAGAACGGTTCAGCATGCAGGAGAAGTAAAAAAGTAA
- a CDS encoding radical SAM protein — protein sequence MKTDSPHILCVNPWVHDFAAFDFWARPLGLFTIAAILRQNRVRVSFLDCMNRFHPRKTNPVKVYWDGRGPFEKTRIPLPEALEPHLGTANANFTRYGALKEWVEQDLLSMDRPDLILVTSLMTYWATGVAETITLLKKVFPGVPVVLGGIYATLCEAHARKHSGADHVITGPAEPVLADLVRTYTGFTLNDIPAPADLDASPFAALDLQDTMAYAPILTSRGCPFSCEYCASSFLEPRFRRRSPENVFQEICHWHIHFQVKNFAFYDDALLINPEKYAFPLLERIIDEKMDIFFHTPNALHIKEVSAKAADLMFRAGFKTIRLGLETTDFSSHRHDIKVKQDEFFTAVENLRSAGFATDQLGAYLLCGLPGQNLDEVGDSIILVKRLGVTPVLAYYTPIPHTPMWADAVKNARFDITAHPALTNNSLFPCVRSQQDLARISQLKKMLK from the coding sequence TTGAAAACTGATTCGCCCCATATTCTCTGTGTTAATCCCTGGGTCCATGATTTTGCCGCCTTTGATTTCTGGGCCCGGCCCTTAGGCCTTTTTACCATTGCCGCCATCCTGCGCCAGAATCGTGTGCGGGTTTCATTTCTGGACTGCATGAATCGGTTTCACCCCAGGAAAACCAATCCTGTCAAGGTGTATTGGGACGGTAGGGGGCCCTTTGAGAAAACCCGGATCCCTTTGCCCGAAGCGCTTGAACCTCATTTGGGAACGGCCAATGCAAATTTTACCCGGTACGGGGCTTTAAAAGAGTGGGTTGAACAGGATCTTCTGTCAATGGATCGGCCTGACCTGATTCTAGTCACCTCACTTATGACCTATTGGGCCACAGGTGTGGCTGAAACCATTACCCTGCTCAAAAAGGTTTTTCCCGGCGTGCCTGTGGTGTTGGGCGGTATTTACGCAACTCTTTGTGAAGCCCATGCCCGAAAACATTCCGGGGCGGACCATGTCATCACCGGCCCGGCAGAACCTGTTCTTGCAGACCTGGTTAGAACCTACACCGGGTTTACTCTGAATGACATACCTGCCCCGGCAGACCTTGACGCCTCCCCTTTTGCCGCCCTGGATCTCCAGGACACCATGGCCTATGCGCCGATTTTGACCTCCCGAGGGTGTCCCTTTTCCTGTGAATACTGCGCTTCGTCCTTTCTTGAACCACGATTTCGACGGCGCTCCCCGGAAAATGTTTTTCAGGAAATCTGCCACTGGCACATCCATTTTCAGGTGAAAAATTTTGCCTTTTACGATGATGCGCTTCTGATCAACCCGGAAAAATATGCCTTCCCCCTGCTTGAACGCATTATTGATGAGAAAATGGATATCTTTTTCCACACCCCCAATGCCCTGCACATAAAAGAGGTTTCGGCAAAAGCTGCGGATCTGATGTTTAGAGCAGGTTTTAAAACCATCCGCCTTGGGCTTGAAACCACAGATTTCTCAAGTCATCGCCACGACATTAAAGTGAAACAGGATGAATTTTTTACGGCTGTGGAGAACCTGCGCTCAGCAGGGTTTGCCACGGACCAGTTGGGCGCTTACCTGTTGTGCGGACTGCCTGGCCAGAACCTTGATGAGGTGGGCGACTCCATCATCCTGGTGAAACGTTTAGGTGTAACCCCGGTCCTGGCCTATTACACCCCCATTCCCCATACCCCCATGTGGGCGGATGCCGTAAAAAATGCACGTTTTGATATCACGGCCCATCCGGCATTGACTAATAACAGCCTGTTTCCCTGTGTGCGCTCACAGCAGGATCTGGCGCGTATTTCTCAATTGAAAAAGATGCTAAAATAA
- a CDS encoding Lrp/AsnC family transcriptional regulator, producing MTTSLTDLEKKVISLLQTDIPVCKRPYLEMAEQIGISEEEFLEVLSGLHDRNMIRRFGATLKHQKSGFKANAMVAWKVPEERVEEVGSIMASFREITHCYRRDPAPGWDKNLYTMVHGSTEEECFAIAAKVSKATGEKDYTLLFSRRELKKTSMQYFEN from the coding sequence ATGACAACATCTCTCACAGACTTGGAAAAAAAAGTAATTTCACTGCTGCAGACCGATATCCCGGTCTGCAAGCGCCCCTATCTTGAAATGGCAGAACAGATCGGCATTTCTGAAGAAGAATTCCTTGAAGTGCTGTCCGGTCTTCATGACAGAAATATGATCCGGCGGTTCGGTGCCACCCTTAAACATCAGAAATCAGGGTTCAAGGCCAATGCCATGGTGGCCTGGAAAGTGCCTGAGGAACGTGTGGAAGAGGTGGGCAGCATCATGGCCTCCTTTCGTGAAATCACCCATTGTTATCGAAGAGACCCTGCACCCGGGTGGGATAAGAATCTGTACACCATGGTTCACGGATCAACTGAGGAGGAATGCTTTGCCATTGCGGCAAAGGTTTCCAAAGCCACAGGTGAAAAAGATTATACTTTGCTGTTTTCCCGCCGGGAGTTGAAAAAGACCTCCATGCAGTATTTTGAAAACTGA
- a CDS encoding helix-turn-helix transcriptional regulator has protein sequence MDEMLTTRQVAKYLNVNEKMIYSLIADKGLPASKVTGKWLFPLELVRQWVENGTQNFPEQGKLPPYHGLVLISGVDDLLLDTLVSTFNLKHSEHMALYGLAGSLGGLNALKKNLCHIACFRSTDEHGDIGASFMDKEMSQAPAVVNLCHREQGLIIQKNNPLKISSVQDLSQKGVTIVNHRLGTGARELLDQELERFGMGRGIIHGYENCVSRHMDAGLAILNGNAHAAPGTRSVANLLGLDFISLNWERFDLFVNKDNFFDQGVQLFLAMLKGKVIQRTADKLGGYDLSMTGKMVYPETANDDEQ, from the coding sequence ATGGACGAAATGCTTACCACTCGACAGGTGGCCAAATATCTTAATGTAAATGAGAAAATGATCTATTCTCTGATTGCTGACAAGGGCCTGCCGGCCTCTAAAGTGACGGGGAAATGGCTGTTCCCTCTTGAGCTTGTCCGCCAATGGGTTGAAAACGGCACCCAGAATTTTCCGGAACAGGGAAAGCTTCCGCCCTATCATGGACTGGTGCTTATCTCCGGTGTCGATGACCTGCTGCTGGATACCTTGGTCAGTACATTCAACTTGAAACACAGTGAACATATGGCGCTGTATGGCCTGGCCGGCAGCCTGGGAGGACTCAACGCCCTGAAAAAGAATTTGTGCCATATTGCCTGTTTCCGGTCGACAGATGAACACGGCGATATCGGTGCCTCGTTTATGGATAAAGAAATGTCCCAGGCTCCGGCGGTTGTCAACTTGTGCCATAGAGAACAGGGCCTGATTATTCAAAAAAATAATCCCCTAAAGATTTCGTCTGTTCAAGACCTGTCCCAAAAGGGGGTAACCATCGTCAATCATCGTCTGGGAACCGGCGCCCGGGAGCTTTTGGACCAGGAATTAGAACGGTTTGGCATGGGGCGGGGAATCATCCATGGGTATGAGAACTGCGTGTCTCGGCATATGGATGCGGGTCTTGCCATACTTAACGGCAACGCCCATGCCGCACCGGGCACCAGATCCGTGGCCAATCTTCTTGGATTGGATTTCATTTCCTTAAACTGGGAGCGTTTTGATCTTTTTGTCAATAAAGATAACTTTTTTGATCAGGGCGTTCAATTGTTTTTGGCCATGCTCAAAGGGAAGGTGATTCAAAGAACTGCCGACAAATTGGGCGGATACGACCTGTCCATGACCGGAAAAATGGTTTATCCTGAAACCGCCAACGATGATGAGCAATAA
- a CDS encoding shikimate kinase — translation MIFQNPSIALIGMPAVGKSTVGVLLAKQLGYDFLDTDILIQTKENMTLPQIIKKKGLKGFLDIEAAHVLGLGTELQVISTGGSVIYRERAMRHLKKIATVVYLYADLPTLLTRLSDIEGRGVAIDPSSSIDTLYKERTSLYDKFCDIKIVCGENQPGQVAADVAATLAG, via the coding sequence ATGATATTTCAAAATCCGAGCATTGCGCTGATAGGCATGCCGGCTGTTGGAAAGAGTACCGTAGGAGTGCTTTTGGCAAAACAGCTGGGATATGATTTTCTGGATACGGATATTTTGATTCAGACAAAAGAAAACATGACCCTTCCCCAGATTATTAAAAAAAAGGGACTCAAGGGATTTCTGGACATTGAGGCTGCTCATGTGCTCGGCCTTGGCACAGAACTTCAGGTCATTTCCACCGGTGGTTCGGTCATTTACCGGGAACGGGCCATGCGCCATCTTAAAAAAATTGCCACGGTTGTTTATCTGTATGCAGATTTGCCCACTCTGCTGACCCGGTTGTCCGATATTGAAGGCAGGGGGGTCGCCATTGATCCGAGTAGCAGCATTGATACGCTCTACAAAGAAAGAACGTCTTTGTATGATAAATTTTGCGACATTAAAATAGTGTGTGGTGAAAATCAACCGGGTCAGGTGGCAGCAGATGTTGCAGCGACTCTGGCAGGTTAG
- a CDS encoding ABC transporter ATP-binding protein, whose product MDFSYNGEIVLSDINLTIREHDFIAVIGPNGGGKSTLIRLILGLLKPDKGRIRVLGERPGKLTQALGYVPQNVHINDHFPITALDVVLMGCLGTGGRFGQSRRTRKECENDGLSALDRLGMARHASKKIGELSGGQRQRVFIARSLMTQPRLLFLDEPTASIDSRGQEDFLNLLEILNKDVAIVVVTHDLFAVSNYVKSVACVNHGLHYHSQEEIKGQMLETMYECSVEDACRVQVLAQVLPGAGHKDPGGADGNS is encoded by the coding sequence GTGGATTTTTCCTACAATGGAGAGATCGTTCTTTCAGATATCAACCTAACCATCCGGGAGCATGATTTTATAGCTGTTATCGGCCCCAACGGCGGAGGAAAATCCACCCTGATTCGTCTGATTTTGGGTCTTCTTAAACCTGATAAAGGTAGAATCCGTGTGTTAGGGGAGCGTCCGGGCAAACTGACCCAGGCCCTGGGGTATGTGCCCCAGAATGTCCATATCAACGACCATTTCCCCATTACGGCACTGGATGTGGTGCTAATGGGATGCCTGGGGACAGGCGGGCGCTTCGGGCAGTCCCGGCGGACCCGGAAAGAGTGTGAGAATGATGGCCTGTCCGCACTGGATCGCCTGGGTATGGCCAGGCATGCCAGCAAAAAGATCGGAGAGCTTTCCGGGGGGCAGCGTCAGCGGGTATTCATCGCCCGGTCTTTAATGACCCAGCCGAGACTGTTGTTTCTTGACGAACCCACCGCCAGTATTGATTCAAGGGGCCAGGAGGATTTTTTAAACCTGCTTGAAATCCTAAATAAGGATGTGGCCATTGTGGTGGTTACCCATGACCTGTTTGCCGTATCCAATTATGTCAAATCAGTGGCCTGCGTGAACCACGGGCTGCATTACCATTCCCAGGAGGAGATTAAAGGGCAGATGCTTGAAACCATGTATGAATGCTCGGTGGAAGATGCCTGTCGGGTGCAGGTGCTGGCCCAGGTCCTGCCCGGGGCAGGGCATAAAGATCCAGGGGGTGCAGATGGAAATTCTTAA
- a CDS encoding transcriptional repressor, with the protein MCIHCDYRALLKDAGITSTPNRLRVLEVIGGNNFPLSAADIHETLERSAHINRVTVYRILDLLVEKQIVARIATGGRAAYYGMAPNAQHPAHPHFYCTQCGRMDCLTPEAVNIDFHTFENTFPGRIDKFEFRLDGICRNCLKKK; encoded by the coding sequence ATGTGTATCCATTGTGATTACAGGGCGCTGCTTAAAGACGCAGGCATAACGTCAACCCCCAACCGGTTGCGGGTACTGGAGGTCATCGGCGGTAACAATTTCCCGTTGTCTGCGGCAGATATCCACGAAACCTTAGAGAGATCCGCCCACATCAACCGGGTAACCGTATACCGCATCCTGGATCTGCTGGTGGAAAAACAGATTGTGGCCCGGATCGCAACCGGTGGCCGGGCTGCCTACTACGGCATGGCTCCTAATGCGCAGCACCCGGCCCATCCCCATTTTTACTGCACCCAGTGTGGGCGCATGGACTGCCTGACACCCGAAGCCGTGAACATTGATTTTCACACGTTTGAAAATACCTTCCCGGGCCGTATAGATAAGTTTGAATTTCGTTTAGACGGCATCTGTAGAAACTGCCTTAAGAAGAAGTAA
- a CDS encoding DUF1178 family protein: MIVFDLECINGHIFEGWFDDRDDLNRQQEQGLLQCPVCDSFSVSPKLSAVAIRKSATPGPAGPNREMASQAQLDAMAEFAEKMTEYVENNYEDVGSSFAKEALEMHYGAKEFKQIRGTTTQEEEKTLEKEGVPTVKIPVFKKDNEDLN, from the coding sequence ATGATAGTCTTTGATCTGGAATGCATTAACGGCCATATTTTTGAAGGCTGGTTCGATGACCGGGATGATCTTAACCGTCAGCAGGAGCAGGGCCTTTTGCAATGCCCTGTGTGTGACAGTTTTTCGGTAAGCCCCAAGCTTTCTGCCGTGGCCATACGAAAATCAGCTACCCCAGGTCCTGCCGGTCCCAACCGGGAGATGGCGTCCCAGGCCCAACTGGATGCCATGGCCGAGTTTGCCGAAAAAATGACTGAGTACGTCGAGAATAACTACGAAGATGTCGGGTCCTCCTTTGCCAAAGAAGCTTTGGAAATGCACTACGGGGCCAAAGAGTTTAAGCAGATCCGGGGCACCACAACCCAGGAAGAGGAAAAGACCCTGGAGAAAGAGGGGGTGCCGACAGTTAAAATTCCAGTCTTTAAAAAAGACAACGAAGATCTTAATTAG
- a CDS encoding zinc ABC transporter substrate-binding protein, which translates to MKIFVKLFTIILMITVCYEYAGAQTQIPIFVSIVPQKYFVQQIGKDKVTVSVMVQPGASPATYEPKPLQMAKLSKSHIYFSIGVPFETFWLDKIASANPEMTIIHTDQGIEKQPMAAHHHGDEEAADHHDHKAKAEDSHDHENDHGHAGLDPHIWLSPKLVKIQAGHILAALASADPENKDFYTTNYHVFIKKIDALDLDLARMLKNKAGLQFMVFHPSWGYFARDYHLKMIPIEIEGKNPKPAKLQELISHARADGIKVIFVQPQFSTKSAALVAKEINGQVIPADPLALDWLDNMKKVAEQFKEVLK; encoded by the coding sequence ATGAAGATATTTGTTAAACTTTTTACGATTATTTTAATGATTACTGTTTGTTACGAATATGCCGGGGCGCAAACACAGATTCCCATATTTGTCAGCATCGTGCCTCAGAAATATTTTGTGCAACAAATTGGCAAAGATAAAGTGACTGTTTCCGTGATGGTCCAGCCCGGTGCAAGTCCGGCTACATATGAGCCAAAACCCCTGCAGATGGCAAAACTATCCAAATCCCACATCTATTTTTCTATTGGTGTGCCCTTTGAAACGTTCTGGCTGGACAAAATTGCATCTGCCAATCCGGAGATGACCATTATCCACACAGATCAAGGCATCGAAAAACAGCCCATGGCTGCTCACCATCATGGAGACGAAGAAGCGGCTGATCACCATGACCACAAGGCCAAGGCCGAAGACAGCCATGACCACGAAAATGATCATGGGCATGCCGGGTTGGACCCCCATATCTGGCTCTCCCCGAAGCTGGTCAAAATCCAGGCCGGCCACATCCTTGCCGCCCTTGCCAGTGCAGATCCTGAGAACAAAGACTTTTACACAACTAATTATCATGTTTTCATCAAAAAAATTGATGCCCTGGATTTGGATCTGGCCCGGATGTTAAAAAATAAAGCGGGTCTGCAGTTTATGGTGTTTCACCCGTCATGGGGATATTTTGCCCGGGATTACCATCTGAAAATGATCCCCATTGAAATAGAAGGCAAGAATCCAAAACCAGCCAAATTGCAGGAATTGATCTCCCATGCCAGGGCCGACGGCATCAAAGTAATTTTTGTCCAGCCCCAGTTTTCAACCAAAAGTGCGGCGCTTGTGGCCAAGGAAATTAACGGGCAGGTTATACCAGCCGACCCCCTGGCACTGGACTGGCTGGATAATATGAAAAAAGTGGCTGAACAGTTCAAGGAGGTTCTAAAATAG